The following proteins are encoded in a genomic region of Xenopus laevis strain J_2021 chromosome 3L, Xenopus_laevis_v10.1, whole genome shotgun sequence:
- the kcnmb1.L gene encoding putative calcium-activated potassium channel subunit beta: MEKKLFTVQKRGETRALCWGIGMMACSVMMSSVFGFTVVPKYLKSVWTEESVCTVANSSFKDNVSCTYNTNAECDKSSYYPCLEVLVNVNFSQDIYMLYHTEETPEMNDQCSYIPKCDKNFTEVKMHVNIIYENFRNSQPFTCFYDPKRRQKSIILSRKFGLKLLLSYFFWPASLFIVGICIVIMVKISQYLAMVSMQCNKLIIR, encoded by the exons ATGGAAAAGAAACTATTCACAGTACAGAAACGAGGTGAAACACGGGCCCTTTGTTGGGGAATCGGAATGATGGCTTGCTCTGTTATGATGTCTTCTGTTTTTGGATTCACAGTGGTGCCAAAATATTTAAAGAG CGTCTGGACTGAAGAATCAGTTTGCACAGTGGCCAATTCATCCTTCAAAGATAACGTCAGCTGCACTTACAATACGAATGCAGAGTGTGATAAGAGCTCATATTACCCCTGCCTTGAAGTGCTTGTAAATGTGAATTTCTCACAGgatatatacatgttatatcaCACAGAGGAAACTCCAGAGATGAATGACCAg TGCTCATACATACCCAAATGTGACAAAAATTTCACAGAAGTAAAAATGCACGTCAATATCATTTATGAAAACTTCAGGAACAGCCAGCCTTTCACTTGTTTCTACGACCCAAAACGAAGACAGAAGAGTATCATTTTGTCACGAAAATTTGGCTTGAAACTGTTACTTTCGTATTTCTTCTGGCCTGCTTCCCTGTTCATCGTTGGGATTTGTATTGTAATTATGGTGAAGATAAGTCAATATCTGGCCATGGTGTCTATGCAGTGCAACAAACTCATTATTAGATAA